Proteins encoded by one window of Cotesia glomerata isolate CgM1 unplaced genomic scaffold, MPM_Cglom_v2.3 scaffold_26, whole genome shotgun sequence:
- the LOC123274201 gene encoding cleft lip and palate transmembrane protein 1 homolog — MADTANDGDNRVVANDSSEMENPQENGEVAVVEENQERNINAEIDAQRQKYQPTKWESFLAVLKSLIIRSLVIYFITSFFRRPAADPASTAASADGAVPKYQAANIFENGTLFDLYVFLSESDHFNNFEDQQALIWKEKSLMYGDWTSGANNDGTRFFAYKFEPSSQLKRNGSIYLHIYATKTGKSINPKDGKGAYSANQVSYVKKMVNKFKKIKYQKRHNLLTGETTATEEEIKKAEIMDQEIVSHWHPNLTINLVIDQTGWVSGQVPPPLNEYIEFVQGGSFYKPPIYVNDFWNMQRDYFPLNDTIKELELHLTYQPLSLFKLQLYSAQNMRNKWTSSFMGDVADEDDNDQDTLKETILETNPYLLGMTIFVSILHSVFEFLAFKNDIQFWNNRKTLEGLSVRSVFFNVFQSLVVLLYVLDNETNTLIRLSCGIGLCIEIWKINKVVDISLDRSHKILGIFPTVSFRDKSSYVESSTKEYDRLAFKYLSWALYPLVAGYAIYSLMYLEHKGWYSWVLNMLYGFLLTFGFIMMTPQLFINYKLKSVAHLPWRMLSYKFLNTFIDDIFAFIIKMPTLYRLGCFRDDIVFFIFLYQRWIYRIDPTRINEFGYSGEMEDASKKQVAVASTKDEASKKTD, encoded by the exons ATGGCGGACACCGCGAATGACGGTGATAATCGAGTAGTAGCAAATGATTCAAGTGAAATGGAAAATCCACAAGAAAACGGTGAAGTTGCTGTTGTTGAAGAAAATCAAGAAAGAAAC atAAATGCTGAAATCGACGCCCAAAGACAAAAATACCAACCAACAAAATGGGAATCATTTTTAGCAGTATTAAAGTCACTGATTATAAGGtcattagttatttattttatcacgtCATTCTTCCGAAGACCAGCTGCAGATCCAGCATCGACAGCAGCAAGCGCCGATGGTGCTGTTCCAAAATATCAGGCAGCTAATATTTTTGAGAATGGAACATTATTTGATTTGTACGTATTTTTATCAGAATCAGatcattttaataactttgaGGATCAGCAGGCGTTGATATGGAAAGAAAAAAGTTTGATGTACGGTGATTGGACGAGTGGTGCCAACAACGACGGCACAAGATTTTTTGCTTACAAATTCGAACCTTCAAGCCAACTTAAACGCAATGGATCGATTTATTTGCACATTTACGCAACAAAAACCGGAAAGTCGATAAATCCTAAGGATGGTAAGGGCGCGTATTCAGCGAATCAAGTGtcatatgttaaaaaaatggttaataaatttaaaaagataaaatatcaGAAGCGACACAATTTACTAACGGGAGAAACAACAGCTactgaagaagaaataaaaaaagctgAAATAATGGATCAAGAAATAGTTTCACACTGGCATCCTAATTTGACAATTAACCTTGTGATTGATCAAACTGGCTGGGTGTCAGGGCAAGTCCCGCCACCGTTGAATGAGTACATCGAATTTGTTCAAGGAGGTTCTTTCTACAAACCTCCAATTTATGTAAACGATTTTTGGAACATGCAGCGCGATTACTTTCCACTTAATGACACTATCAAGGAATTGGAATTGCATCTCACTTACCAACCACTATCTCTATTCAAATTGCAATTGTACTCGGCGCAAAATATGAGGAATAAATGGACTTCTTCATTCATGGGAGACGTTGCTGATGAAGATGACAACGACCAGGATACTCTGAAAGAAACAATTCTTGAAACTAATCCTTACTTACTGGGAATGACTATTTTTGTATCTATTTTACACAGCGTGTTTGAATTCTTGGCTTTcaaaaatg atatCCAATTCTGGAATAACAGAAAAACCTTGGAAGGTCTGTCAGTTAGGTCAGTCTTCTTCAACGTCTTTCAATCTCTTGTTGTGCTGCTCTACGTCTTGGACAACGAAACCAACACTCTTATTCGTTTGAGCTGCGGTATTGGTTTGTGCATTGAAATCTGGAAGATCAACAAAGTTGTGGACATCTCTCTCGATAGAAGCCATAAAATACTGGGAATATTCCCTACAGTATCATTCCGCGACAAAAGTTCCTACGTCGAAAGTTCAACCAAAGAATACGACAGACTTGCCTTCAAATATCTATCATGGGCTCTGTATCCTCTTGTGGCCGGATATGCAATTTACTCGTTGATGTACCTCGAGCACAAGGGATGGTACTCGTGGGTTTTAAATATGCTCTACGGTTTCTTGTTAACATTTGGCTTCATCATGATGACGccacaattatttattaattataaattaaaaagcgTAGCTCATCTTCCCTGGCGTATGCTGtcgtataaatttttgaatacattCATCGATGATATATttgcttttattattaaaatgccGACGTTATATCGATTAGGATGTTTTCGTGATGATATAGTgttctttatatttttgtatcaGCGGTGGATATACAGAATAGATCCTACGAGAATTAACGAATTCGGTTATTCGGGTGAAATGGAGGATGCTTCAAAGAAACAAGTCGCTGTGGCGAGTACGAAAGATGAAGCTAGTAAAAAAAcagattaa